One genomic region from Jiangella sp. DSM 45060 encodes:
- a CDS encoding SigE family RNA polymerase sigma factor, with protein sequence MAGDEEGFTDFAAACGGRLFRTAWLLTGDWHLAEDLVQETLGKVYRVWTTRRRPDDPIAYARTALVRTFITHRRRRGSGERPTDAVPEVPGREPDVALRVTLLDALARLDAKDRAVLVLRYWEDRSVDETAAELGLSAGAVRSRCFRALDRLRDVLGTDADDPTRSGATP encoded by the coding sequence TTGGCCGGCGACGAGGAAGGCTTCACCGACTTCGCGGCGGCGTGCGGCGGGCGGCTGTTCCGGACCGCCTGGCTGCTGACGGGCGACTGGCATCTGGCCGAGGACCTCGTGCAGGAGACCCTCGGCAAGGTGTACCGCGTCTGGACCACACGCCGGCGGCCCGACGACCCGATCGCCTACGCCCGCACGGCGCTGGTGCGCACGTTCATCACGCACCGGCGGCGGCGCGGGTCGGGCGAGCGGCCCACCGACGCCGTGCCGGAGGTGCCCGGCCGCGAGCCGGACGTCGCGCTGCGGGTCACCCTGCTCGACGCGCTGGCCCGCCTGGACGCGAAGGACCGGGCGGTCCTGGTGCTGCGCTACTGGGAGGACCGCAGCGTCGACGAGACGGCCGCCGAGCTGGGGCTGTCGGCCGGCGCGGTGCGTTCGCGCTGCTTCCGTGCGCTCGACCGGTTGCGCGACGTCCTCGGTACCGATGCCGACGACCCGACCAGGAGCGGAGCGACACCATGA
- a CDS encoding molybdenum cofactor biosynthesis protein MoaE, translating into MDVIRLLDVRPDPLSVDEVLAAVSDRGAGGTVVFVGTVREADGGRGVTSLDYEAHPTVSEALRTVAEKVAAEHPLRALAAVHRVGHLEIGDIAVVVATAAGHRQEAFAACRQLIDDLKREVPIWKHQRFDDGSEEWVGSP; encoded by the coding sequence ATGGACGTCATCCGGTTGCTCGACGTGCGGCCCGACCCGCTCTCCGTCGACGAGGTGCTGGCCGCGGTGTCCGACCGCGGCGCCGGCGGCACCGTCGTGTTCGTCGGCACGGTCCGCGAGGCCGACGGCGGCCGCGGCGTCACCAGTCTCGACTACGAGGCGCACCCCACGGTGTCCGAGGCGCTGCGGACGGTGGCCGAGAAGGTCGCCGCCGAGCACCCGCTGCGCGCGCTGGCCGCCGTCCACCGCGTCGGTCACCTCGAGATCGGCGACATCGCCGTCGTGGTCGCGACCGCCGCCGGCCACCGCCAGGAGGCGTTCGCCGCCTGCCGCCAGCTGATCGACGACCTCAAGCGCGAGGTCCCGATCTGGAAGCACCAGCGCTTCGACGACGGCAGCGAGGAATGGGTCGGCTCGCCCTGA
- a CDS encoding NAD-dependent epimerase/dehydratase family protein, with product MRRQSGRVRAGRNGGDGLVVAVTGAASGVGRLLAARLAASDDVAEVVGLDDSRGDVDGVTWRVMDLTDPAIVTRLAGVDAVVHAAVDIGITDDPAVRSHRNVRGTQTILTASAAAGVKHVAVLTSAMVYGAHPDNDIPLDEDAPLRAEPDGSVISDLLEIEDLSARAPRSHPGMSVTVVRPAAVVGPGIDTVLTRHFEAPRLLVVRGSEPAWQFCHVDDLASALEHVVLHGVSGPVAVGSDGHLDQSAVEELSGRSRIELPASFAFGTAQRLHRLGVTPAPASELHYVTRPWVVAAERLRKSGWEPRYDNAGALRALMEEVGGRHALASRRIGKRDAATAATIGAAGATVAILGTAVVVRKARRRKRS from the coding sequence GTGCGCAGACAGTCGGGCCGGGTTCGCGCTGGGCGCAACGGCGGCGACGGGCTGGTCGTCGCGGTCACCGGCGCCGCCTCCGGGGTCGGCCGCCTGCTGGCCGCACGCCTGGCCGCCAGCGACGACGTCGCCGAGGTCGTGGGTCTCGACGACTCCCGCGGCGACGTCGACGGCGTCACGTGGCGCGTGATGGATCTCACCGATCCGGCCATCGTCACGCGACTGGCCGGGGTCGACGCGGTGGTGCACGCGGCGGTCGACATCGGCATCACCGACGACCCCGCCGTCCGCTCGCACCGCAACGTCCGGGGCACCCAGACCATCTTGACGGCGTCCGCGGCGGCCGGCGTCAAGCACGTCGCGGTCCTCACCAGCGCCATGGTGTACGGCGCGCATCCCGACAACGACATCCCGCTGGACGAGGACGCCCCGCTGCGCGCGGAGCCCGACGGCTCGGTCATCAGCGACCTGCTCGAGATCGAGGACCTCAGCGCGCGGGCGCCGCGGTCGCACCCCGGCATGTCGGTGACGGTGGTCCGCCCGGCCGCGGTCGTCGGGCCCGGCATCGACACCGTCCTGACCCGCCACTTCGAGGCGCCGCGGCTGCTGGTCGTGCGCGGCAGCGAGCCGGCCTGGCAGTTCTGCCACGTCGACGACCTCGCGTCGGCGCTCGAGCACGTCGTCCTGCACGGCGTCAGCGGCCCCGTCGCCGTCGGCAGCGACGGCCACCTCGACCAGTCGGCCGTCGAGGAGCTGTCCGGCCGCAGCCGCATCGAGCTGCCGGCGTCGTTCGCGTTCGGCACCGCCCAGCGGCTGCACCGGCTCGGCGTCACCCCGGCGCCGGCCAGCGAGCTGCACTACGTCACCCGGCCGTGGGTCGTGGCCGCCGAGCGGCTGCGCAAGTCCGGCTGGGAGCCGCGCTACGACAACGCCGGGGCGCTGCGGGCGCTGATGGAGGAGGTCGGCGGCCGGCACGCGCTGGCGTCGCGGCGCATCGGCAAGCGCGACGCCGCCACGGCGGCCACCATCGGCGCCGCCGGCGCCACCGTCGCGATCCTCGGGACGGCGGTCGTGGTCCGCAAGGCCCGCCGCCGGAAGCGGAGCTGA
- a CDS encoding zinc-dependent metalloprotease has protein sequence MNDVPFGFRSSDDPDDDRPETSGAGSGGAGGSGPDDPLGGLFGMFGPGGPGGNPDLGAMFQQLGQMFSWSGGPVNWDLANQAAREVVSAAGDRSVSGSDRREVDDAFRLADTWLDGATTFPSTGGSPRTWSRAEWVEGTQAAWKDLVEPLAARVSEAMSKSLPPEIAQAAGPLVGMMQQVGVSMWGAQVGQSIGKLAGEVVGSADIGVPLAAGHPALLPANVRAFGEGLGVDARDVLLYLALREAAYVRLYGHAPWLRAHIVALVEEYARNVSVDTSAIEEKMREIDPQRPEALQEALEGGLFDVPTTPEQQAALDRLELALALVEGWVDDVVTQATADRLPSAAALRETVRRRRASGGPAEQTFATLVGLQLRPRKLREAAAFWAAVREARGADGRDAVWAHPDLMPSADDLADPAAFLVVDQWDMSGLDDTPAPPEDENGGSPS, from the coding sequence ATGAATGATGTCCCCTTCGGTTTCCGTTCCTCCGACGACCCTGACGACGACCGGCCCGAGACGTCCGGGGCCGGCTCCGGTGGGGCCGGTGGCTCCGGCCCGGACGATCCGTTGGGCGGGCTGTTCGGCATGTTCGGTCCGGGCGGCCCCGGCGGCAACCCCGACCTCGGCGCCATGTTCCAGCAGCTCGGCCAGATGTTCTCCTGGTCCGGCGGGCCGGTGAACTGGGACCTCGCCAACCAGGCCGCGCGCGAGGTCGTCTCGGCCGCCGGCGACCGCTCGGTCAGCGGCAGCGACCGACGCGAGGTCGACGACGCGTTCCGGCTCGCCGACACCTGGCTCGACGGCGCCACCACCTTCCCGTCCACCGGCGGCTCGCCGCGCACCTGGAGCCGGGCCGAGTGGGTCGAGGGCACCCAGGCCGCCTGGAAGGACCTCGTCGAGCCGCTGGCCGCCCGGGTCTCCGAAGCCATGAGCAAGTCACTGCCGCCCGAGATCGCGCAGGCCGCCGGCCCGCTCGTCGGCATGATGCAGCAGGTCGGCGTCTCCATGTGGGGCGCGCAGGTGGGCCAGAGCATCGGCAAGCTGGCCGGCGAGGTGGTCGGCTCGGCCGACATCGGCGTGCCCCTGGCCGCCGGGCACCCGGCGCTGCTGCCGGCCAACGTCCGCGCCTTCGGCGAGGGCCTCGGTGTCGACGCCCGCGACGTCCTGCTCTACCTCGCGCTGCGCGAGGCCGCCTACGTCCGGCTGTACGGCCACGCGCCGTGGCTGCGCGCGCACATCGTCGCGCTGGTCGAGGAGTACGCCCGCAACGTCTCCGTCGACACCAGCGCCATCGAGGAGAAGATGCGCGAGATCGACCCGCAGCGGCCCGAGGCGCTGCAGGAGGCGCTCGAGGGCGGGCTGTTCGACGTCCCGACGACGCCCGAGCAGCAGGCCGCGCTCGACCGCCTCGAGCTGGCGCTGGCCCTCGTCGAGGGCTGGGTCGACGACGTCGTCACGCAGGCCACGGCCGACCGGCTGCCGTCGGCGGCGGCGCTACGCGAGACCGTCCGCCGGCGCCGTGCGTCCGGCGGTCCGGCCGAGCAGACCTTCGCCACGCTGGTCGGGCTGCAGCTGCGCCCGCGCAAGCTGCGCGAGGCGGCCGCGTTCTGGGCGGCGGTCCGCGAGGCCCGGGGTGCCGACGGCCGCGACGCCGTCTGGGCGCACCCCGACCTCATGCCCTCGGCCGACGACCTCGCCGACCCCGCCGCCTTCCTGGTCGTCGACCAGTGGGACATGTCCGGTCTCGACGACACCCCCGCCCCGCCCGAGGACGAGAACGGCGGCAGCCCTTCCTGA
- a CDS encoding NUDIX hydrolase, with amino-acid sequence MPVDSLHADAVALLSEWAAPSPSQDALRRSYLDVLRSEPGAMRRSCVPAHLTGSALIVDPAGSRVLLLLHGRAGLWLQAGGHCEDGDGSLAATALREATEESGIAGLTLGASGRPVKLDRHPAPCAPGVAEWHLDVQYLAVAPAGAVATVSDESRDLGWFPYDDLPAPLGGGVVELIAAARAAL; translated from the coding sequence ATGCCGGTCGACTCGTTGCACGCCGACGCCGTCGCCTTGCTGTCGGAGTGGGCCGCGCCGTCGCCGTCGCAGGATGCGTTGCGACGTTCGTACCTCGACGTGCTGCGGTCCGAGCCCGGCGCGATGCGTCGCTCGTGCGTGCCCGCGCACCTCACCGGCAGCGCGCTCATCGTCGACCCCGCCGGTTCGAGGGTGCTGCTGCTCCTGCACGGCCGGGCCGGTCTCTGGCTGCAGGCCGGCGGGCACTGCGAGGACGGCGACGGCTCGCTCGCGGCGACGGCGCTGCGGGAGGCCACGGAGGAGAGCGGCATCGCCGGGCTGACGCTGGGCGCGAGCGGCCGGCCGGTCAAGCTGGACCGCCACCCGGCGCCGTGCGCTCCCGGCGTCGCGGAGTGGCATCTGGACGTGCAGTACCTCGCGGTTGCGCCCGCGGGGGCCGTGGCCACGGTCAGCGACGAATCCCGCGACCTCGGCTGGTTCCCGTACGACGACCTCCCGGCGCCGCTCGGCGGCGGGGTCGTCGAGTTGATCGCCGCTGCCCGCGCCGCCCTCTGA
- a CDS encoding M48 family metallopeptidase — MEAPDVEIRRSLRRRRTVTAFRENGRIVVCLPSRLSKAEERRWVQVMLDRLAAQEKRRRPSDEALLARAGELSRKHLGGRAVPTSVRWSSSQRARWGSCTPSDGSIRLSSRLQGLPTWVIDYVLVHELAHLLVNDHGPEFWALVGAYPRAERARGFLDGYSHAAGAAPSDSPDEDDEPGGSGEPGDEDDAA; from the coding sequence ATGGAGGCACCGGACGTCGAGATACGGCGCTCGCTGCGCCGCCGGCGTACCGTCACGGCGTTCCGCGAGAACGGCCGCATCGTCGTGTGCCTCCCGTCGCGCCTCAGCAAGGCCGAGGAGCGTCGCTGGGTCCAGGTCATGCTCGACCGGCTGGCGGCCCAGGAGAAGCGGCGCCGCCCCAGCGACGAAGCGCTGCTGGCCCGGGCCGGTGAGCTGTCGCGCAAGCACCTCGGCGGCCGGGCGGTGCCGACCAGCGTGCGGTGGAGCTCCAGCCAGCGGGCCCGCTGGGGCTCGTGCACGCCCAGCGACGGCTCGATCCGGCTGTCCAGCCGGCTGCAGGGCCTGCCGACGTGGGTCATCGACTACGTGCTGGTGCACGAGCTGGCGCATCTGCTGGTCAACGACCACGGCCCGGAGTTCTGGGCGCTGGTCGGGGCGTACCCGCGGGCCGAGCGGGCGCGCGGCTTCCTCGACGGCTACAGCCACGCGGCGGGCGCGGCCCCGTCCGACTCTCCCGACGAGGACGACGAGCCCGGCGGGTCTGGCGAGCCAGGCGACGAGGACGACGCCGCCTGA
- a CDS encoding DUF5679 domain-containing protein: MAETYTGEFYCVKCKEKREATGDIVVNDKGTRMAKATCPVCSTNLNRILGRV; this comes from the coding sequence ATGGCTGAGACGTACACGGGGGAGTTCTACTGCGTGAAGTGCAAGGAGAAGCGCGAGGCCACCGGCGACATCGTCGTCAACGACAAGGGCACCCGCATGGCGAAGGCCACCTGCCCGGTCTGTTCGACGAACCTGAACCGCATCCTCGGGCGCGTCTGA
- a CDS encoding AarF/ABC1/UbiB kinase family protein, producing MNRAFKLASLPLGLAGRATLGLGRRLSGASAESVSADLQQRTAEHVFRVLGELKGGAMKFGQTLSVLEAGIPEELAAPYRATLTKLQESAPPMKAATVHSVLAADLGPDWRERFQSFDDNPAASASIGQVHKAVWHDGRTVAVKIQYPGAGDALRADLRQVARLGRSIGALVPGMDAKALVEELHDRMVEELDYRMEADAQDGFALAYADDPEFAVPSLVEGAEHVLVSEWLDGLPLSKVIADGTKEERDHAGLLYVRFLFSGPARAGLLHADPHPGNYRITADGRLGVLDFGAVARLPEGLPPSIGQLMRRALAGQADEMLDGLREEGFVKAHIDLDPEDLYDYLAPFLEPARVDRFHFNRPWMREQFARINDPRRPGYSIGLKLNLPPSYLLIHRVWIGGIGVLSQLDCEAPFRAELERWLPGFSA from the coding sequence GTGAACCGTGCTTTCAAGCTCGCGTCACTGCCGCTCGGCCTGGCCGGGCGGGCGACGCTGGGCCTGGGACGGCGGCTGAGCGGCGCCTCGGCCGAGTCCGTCAGCGCCGACCTCCAGCAGCGCACGGCCGAACACGTCTTCCGGGTGCTCGGCGAGCTCAAGGGCGGCGCCATGAAGTTCGGCCAGACGCTGTCCGTGCTCGAGGCGGGCATCCCGGAAGAGCTGGCCGCGCCCTACCGCGCCACGCTCACCAAGCTGCAGGAGTCCGCGCCGCCGATGAAGGCGGCGACGGTGCACAGCGTGCTGGCCGCCGACCTCGGGCCCGACTGGCGCGAGCGCTTCCAGTCCTTCGACGACAACCCGGCGGCGTCGGCGTCCATCGGACAGGTGCACAAGGCGGTGTGGCACGACGGCCGCACGGTCGCCGTCAAGATCCAGTACCCCGGCGCCGGCGACGCGCTGCGCGCCGACCTGCGCCAGGTGGCCCGGCTGGGCCGCTCCATCGGTGCGCTGGTGCCCGGCATGGACGCGAAGGCGCTGGTCGAAGAGTTGCACGACCGCATGGTCGAAGAGCTCGACTACCGCATGGAGGCCGACGCGCAGGACGGGTTCGCGCTCGCGTACGCCGACGACCCCGAGTTCGCGGTACCGAGCCTGGTCGAGGGCGCCGAGCACGTGCTGGTGTCCGAGTGGCTCGACGGCCTGCCGCTGTCGAAGGTCATCGCCGACGGCACGAAGGAAGAGCGCGACCACGCCGGGCTGCTCTACGTCCGGTTCCTGTTCTCCGGCCCGGCCCGCGCCGGCCTGCTGCACGCCGACCCCCACCCCGGCAACTACCGCATCACGGCCGACGGCCGGCTCGGCGTGCTCGACTTCGGCGCCGTCGCGCGGCTGCCCGAGGGGCTGCCGCCGTCCATCGGCCAGCTCATGCGGCGGGCGCTGGCCGGCCAGGCCGACGAGATGCTCGACGGCCTGCGCGAGGAGGGCTTCGTCAAGGCGCACATCGACCTCGACCCCGAGGACCTCTACGACTACCTCGCGCCGTTCCTCGAACCCGCCCGGGTCGACCGCTTCCACTTCAACCGGCCGTGGATGCGCGAGCAATTCGCCCGCATCAACGACCCCCGCCGGCCCGGCTACTCCATCGGGCTGAAGCTGAACCTGCCGCCGTCGTACCTGCTCATCCACCGGGTCTGGATCGGCGGCATCGGCGTGCTGTCCCAGCTCGACTGCGAGGCGCCGTTCCGCGCCGAACTGGAGCGCTGGCTGCCCGGCTTCAGCGCCTGA
- a CDS encoding WhiB family transcriptional regulator — protein MMLTSVLDRAVAADESMPCKKDPELWFAESPADVEHAKQLCRECPVREQCLAGAMDRAEPWGVWGGELFVSGAIVARKRPRGRPRKNEIAA, from the coding sequence ATGATGCTGACCAGCGTTCTCGACCGGGCCGTAGCGGCCGACGAGTCCATGCCGTGCAAGAAGGACCCGGAGCTGTGGTTCGCCGAGTCGCCGGCTGACGTCGAACACGCCAAGCAGTTGTGCCGCGAGTGCCCTGTGCGGGAGCAGTGCCTCGCCGGTGCGATGGACCGGGCCGAGCCCTGGGGCGTGTGGGGCGGAGAGCTCTTCGTCTCCGGAGCCATCGTGGCGCGCAAGCGTCCGCGTGGCCGTCCCCGTAAGAACGAGATCGCGGCGTAG
- a CDS encoding ATP-dependent DNA helicase UvrD2, which translates to MRVPDVLAGLDPEQRAVASALSGPVCVIAGAGTGKTRAITHRIAHGVHTGAFDPRRTLAVTFTTRAAGEMRGRLRSLGAEGVQARTFHSAALRQARYFWPQITGADLPEISSSKLPIVGSAASRCRVPTDRTVLRDLASEIEWAKVSNVLPESYVTAAEAAHREVGNVDPESVAKVYAAYEDLKTDRNVLDMEDILLAAVGLLSGHPGVAQQVRSQYHHFVVDEYQDVSPVQQKLLDLWMGERTDVCVVGDPAQTIYSFAGAQPDYLIGFPQRFPGATVVRLFRDYRSTPEVVGVANAVLRAAREAHQGVVLEAQRPPGPKPSFVEHSDELAEASWVAGQIAKLVANGTPQREIAVLFRVNAQSEAYEQALADAGVAYTVRGAERFFDRGEVRQAAMLLRAAVRTTDGAPDAPDAAAATAAVLSSAGWSPAPPAGGGQARERWESLAALVSLAEEVVAAKSGATLADVVDELEARAAAQHAPTADGVTLSSLHSAKGLEWDAVFVVGCHEGTLPLSYAETLAQIEEERRLLYVGVTRAREHLSVSWSLARQPGGRGNRRPSRFLDGVRPGGVARSDHRPERGAGGRGRKSGAPARCRVCGAPLVDAVDRKLGRCGSCPSSMDDALFERLRAWRLERSQEQKVPAYVVFTDATLVAIAESTPVNETQLSAIPGVGRTKLERYGADVLELCREVVEE; encoded by the coding sequence ATGCGCGTACCCGACGTCCTCGCCGGCCTCGATCCCGAGCAGCGAGCGGTCGCGTCGGCGCTCAGCGGGCCGGTCTGCGTCATCGCCGGCGCCGGCACCGGCAAGACCCGTGCCATCACCCACCGCATCGCCCACGGCGTGCACACGGGCGCGTTCGACCCGCGCCGCACGCTCGCCGTCACGTTCACCACCCGGGCGGCCGGCGAGATGCGCGGGCGGCTGCGCTCGCTCGGCGCCGAGGGGGTCCAGGCGCGCACGTTCCACTCCGCGGCGCTGCGCCAGGCCCGCTACTTCTGGCCGCAGATCACCGGCGCCGATCTCCCCGAGATCAGCTCGAGCAAGCTGCCCATCGTCGGCTCGGCGGCGTCGCGCTGCCGGGTGCCCACCGACCGCACGGTGCTGCGCGACCTCGCCTCCGAGATCGAGTGGGCCAAGGTCAGCAACGTGCTGCCCGAGTCGTACGTCACGGCGGCCGAGGCGGCGCATCGCGAGGTCGGCAACGTCGACCCCGAGTCCGTCGCCAAGGTCTACGCCGCGTACGAAGACCTCAAGACCGACCGCAACGTCCTCGACATGGAAGACATCCTGCTCGCCGCCGTCGGCCTGCTGTCCGGGCATCCGGGCGTCGCCCAGCAGGTCCGGTCGCAGTACCACCACTTCGTGGTCGACGAGTACCAGGACGTCTCGCCCGTGCAGCAGAAGCTGCTCGACCTCTGGATGGGCGAGCGCACCGACGTCTGCGTCGTCGGCGATCCCGCCCAGACCATCTACTCCTTCGCCGGCGCCCAGCCCGACTACCTCATCGGGTTCCCGCAGCGCTTCCCCGGCGCCACCGTCGTGCGGCTGTTCCGCGACTACCGCTCCACGCCCGAGGTCGTCGGCGTCGCCAACGCCGTGCTCCGCGCCGCCCGCGAGGCGCACCAGGGCGTCGTCCTCGAGGCGCAGCGCCCGCCCGGCCCGAAGCCGTCATTCGTCGAGCACAGCGACGAACTGGCCGAGGCCTCGTGGGTGGCCGGGCAGATCGCCAAGCTGGTCGCCAACGGCACGCCGCAGCGCGAGATCGCGGTGCTGTTCCGGGTCAACGCGCAGTCCGAGGCGTACGAGCAGGCGCTGGCCGACGCCGGCGTCGCCTACACCGTCCGCGGCGCCGAGCGGTTCTTCGACCGCGGCGAGGTGCGCCAGGCGGCCATGCTGCTGCGCGCCGCCGTCCGCACCACCGACGGCGCGCCCGACGCCCCCGACGCCGCAGCGGCCACGGCCGCCGTGCTCAGCTCGGCCGGCTGGTCGCCCGCCCCACCCGCCGGCGGCGGCCAGGCCCGCGAGCGCTGGGAGTCGCTGGCGGCGCTGGTGTCGCTGGCCGAAGAGGTCGTGGCGGCCAAGTCCGGCGCCACGCTGGCCGACGTCGTCGACGAGCTCGAGGCGCGGGCCGCGGCCCAGCACGCGCCCACGGCCGACGGCGTCACGCTCTCCTCGCTGCACTCCGCCAAGGGGCTCGAATGGGACGCCGTCTTCGTCGTCGGCTGCCACGAGGGCACGCTGCCGCTGAGCTACGCCGAGACGCTCGCGCAGATCGAGGAGGAGCGCCGGCTGCTCTACGTCGGCGTCACGCGCGCCCGCGAGCACCTGTCCGTGTCGTGGTCGCTGGCCCGCCAGCCCGGCGGCCGCGGCAACCGGCGGCCCAGCCGGTTCCTCGACGGCGTCCGGCCCGGCGGCGTCGCCCGCAGCGACCACCGTCCCGAGCGTGGCGCCGGCGGCCGCGGCCGCAAGTCCGGTGCGCCGGCGCGCTGCCGGGTCTGCGGCGCGCCGCTGGTCGACGCCGTCGACCGCAAGCTCGGCCGGTGCGGCAGCTGCCCGTCGTCCATGGACGACGCGCTGTTCGAGCGGTTGCGGGCCTGGCGGCTGGAGCGGTCGCAGGAGCAGAAGGTGCCGGCCTACGTCGTGTTCACCGACGCCACGCTGGTCGCGATCGCCGAGTCCACGCCGGTCAACGAGACGCAGCTGTCCGCCATCCCGGGGGTCGGCCGCACGAAGCTCGAACGCTACGGCGCCGACGTCCTGGAGCTGTGCCGCGAAGTCGTCGAAGAATGA
- a CDS encoding mycoredoxin, protein MSRFTMYSTTWCGYCFRLKTALNRDGITFDEVDIETDPASADLVMSLNGGNAVVPTLVFADGSALTNPSPSEVKEKLTAIAG, encoded by the coding sequence ATGTCCCGGTTCACCATGTACAGCACCACCTGGTGTGGCTACTGCTTCCGGCTCAAGACGGCGCTCAACCGCGACGGCATCACGTTCGACGAGGTCGACATCGAGACCGACCCCGCGTCCGCCGACCTCGTCATGAGCCTGAACGGCGGCAACGCGGTGGTGCCCACGCTGGTGTTCGCCGACGGCAGCGCCCTGACGAACCCGAGCCCGTCCGAGGTCAAGGAGAAGCTGACCGCTATCGCGGGCTGA
- the nudC gene encoding NAD(+) diphosphatase has translation MHEAYVLPGPLALSRSTVDRAADRRLDAAWVDTLWADGRTRVLLVGDGTVPVDDGALRFVAPADAPDGERFLLGLDGDIAYVAVHVAEKPDDGATLREVGAVLGDRDAGLAVHAVALANWHATHRFCPRCGAPTRPEQGGHVRVCEADGSQHFPRTDPAVIVLVVDEKERCLLGRSAAWPGRRFSTLAGFVEPGETPEHAVVRELYEEVGVRITSCRYAGAQPWPFPSSLMLGYYATAAGEDPSPDGDEIAEARWFSRDELSAAMREGDVLPPSGISIARKLVEGWFGGPLPDDVSPR, from the coding sequence GTGCATGAGGCCTACGTCTTGCCCGGTCCCCTCGCGCTCTCGCGCTCCACCGTCGACCGCGCGGCCGATCGCCGCCTGGACGCCGCGTGGGTCGACACGCTGTGGGCCGACGGCCGCACCCGGGTGCTGCTGGTCGGCGACGGGACGGTGCCGGTCGACGACGGCGCGCTGCGCTTCGTCGCGCCGGCCGACGCCCCCGACGGCGAGCGTTTCCTGCTCGGCCTCGACGGCGACATCGCCTACGTCGCCGTCCACGTGGCGGAGAAGCCGGACGACGGCGCCACGCTGCGCGAGGTCGGCGCCGTCCTGGGCGACCGCGACGCCGGGCTGGCCGTGCACGCCGTCGCGCTGGCCAACTGGCACGCGACGCACCGGTTCTGCCCGCGCTGCGGCGCGCCCACCCGGCCGGAGCAGGGCGGGCACGTCCGTGTCTGCGAGGCGGACGGGTCGCAGCACTTCCCGCGCACCGACCCCGCCGTCATCGTGCTGGTGGTCGACGAGAAGGAGCGCTGCCTGCTCGGCCGGTCGGCGGCCTGGCCGGGGCGGCGGTTCTCGACGCTGGCCGGCTTCGTCGAGCCGGGGGAGACGCCCGAGCACGCCGTCGTCCGCGAGCTGTACGAGGAGGTCGGCGTGCGCATCACGTCGTGCCGCTACGCGGGCGCCCAGCCGTGGCCGTTCCCGTCCAGCCTCATGCTCGGCTACTACGCGACGGCGGCCGGCGAGGACCCCTCGCCCGACGGCGACGAGATCGCCGAGGCCCGCTGGTTCAGCCGCGACGAGCTCAGCGCGGCCATGCGCGAGGGCGACGTGCTGCCGCCGAGCGGCATCTCGATCGCCCGGAAGCTGGTCGAGGGCTGGTTCGGCGGGCCGCTGCCCGACGACGTCAGCCCGCGATAG
- the deoD gene encoding purine-nucleoside phosphorylase, with product MSTHIAAAPGEIAETVLLPGDPLRAEWIAKTYLDDVTCYSQVRNMLGFTGTFRGQRISVQGTGMGQPSISIYVHELLAEYGAKTLVRVGSCGGLLADVAIRDLVIGISAATESSMNALRFEGFHYAPTADFSLVRAYVEKAEAAGARYHVGQIFSTDSFYHDRPELRDRLTEYGVMAVEMEAAALYTLAAKFGARAVAVCTVSDNLVTGEETSADERERTFAEMVELALDAVSA from the coding sequence GTGAGCACCCACATTGCCGCCGCGCCCGGCGAGATCGCCGAGACCGTCCTGCTGCCGGGCGATCCACTCCGCGCCGAGTGGATCGCCAAGACGTACCTCGACGACGTCACCTGCTACTCGCAGGTCCGCAACATGCTCGGCTTCACCGGCACGTTCCGGGGGCAGCGCATCTCGGTCCAGGGCACCGGCATGGGCCAGCCGTCCATCTCCATCTACGTGCACGAGCTGCTGGCCGAGTACGGCGCGAAGACGCTGGTCCGGGTCGGGTCGTGCGGCGGGCTGCTGGCCGACGTCGCCATCCGCGACCTCGTCATCGGCATCTCCGCGGCCACCGAGTCGTCGATGAACGCGCTGCGCTTCGAGGGCTTCCACTACGCCCCGACGGCGGACTTCTCGCTGGTGCGGGCCTACGTCGAGAAGGCCGAGGCGGCCGGCGCGCGGTACCACGTCGGGCAGATCTTCAGCACCGACTCCTTCTACCACGACCGTCCCGAGCTGCGCGATCGCCTGACCGAGTACGGCGTCATGGCGGTCGAGATGGAGGCGGCCGCCCTCTACACGCTGGCCGCGAAGTTCGGCGCGCGGGCCGTGGCGGTCTGCACGGTCAGCGACAACCTCGTCACCGGCGAGGAGACGTCGGCCGACGAGCGTGAGCGCACCTTCGCGGAGATGGTCGAGCTGGCGCTGGACGCCGTCTCGGCGTGA